AGTAATCGCAGCAATCGAGGACGAAGGACGAGTGCGAGGACGAGGACGAATTTGGAGTCTCGATGCAGAATTACGCGATCCGCATGGTCAAGCCGCCGTCGATGGTGAACGATTCGCCGGTGATGTAGTCGTTCTCCACCAATTCCGTGATGAGCGTCGCGACCTGTTCCGGTTTGCCTTCGCGGTGGAGCGGAATGCGATGTTCCAGGTTCAGTTTCTTCTGCTGCTCGCTCATATTGGCGTGAAAGCGTGTGCGAACCACGCCCGGGGCAACGCAATTGACGCGGATGTTGTCGTCGGCGAATTCGCGGGCCAGGGCGCGGGCGAAGTGCGGCACCGCGCCTTTAACCACTTGATAAGCGATGTTCGTGGGCAAGGCGCGGATTCCGGCCGTTGAGGAAATCAGAATGATCGCTCCTTCTTTTTTCTTTTGCATCGCTGGAATCACTTCCCGGCACAGGTAAAAGATGGCGTGTACGTGGATGTCAAAGGCGGCGTGCCAGGTTTCCGGCGTGATCTCGAACAGGCGACCGTTCACGGGTCCCCCGGCGGAATGGACCAGCACGTCGATTTCTCCCAGACGTTTGCGCGTTTCCTCGACACAGCGCTGGGTGTCCGCGGGCTTGGCGAAGTCCGCCAGGATGAGTTCGCAACGGCGTCCCAGGCCAGTGATCGTCCGTTGAGTTTGCGTTGCGTCCTCGTCCTGGGTGCGTCCGGCGATGGCGACCGCCGCGCCTTTGCGGGCCAGGGCGATGGCCGCGGCCGCGCCGATGCCGCGCGTTCCGCCGGTGATCAAACAGACTTTTCCATCCACATTCATTTGGTTTCCTTTTCGTTTCGAGTGTTGGCCAAGAATTGACGACGCGCGCCGGAAAGTAAACTGGGATTACGAAAGTGCGTGTATCCCCTCTGTGAACGACGGTGGGGCGACGCTCCGGCGGAGTCTTCTTCGATGGCATTGGCTCGGCGGGAGTTCTCGCCCCACCCTCAACTGAGGGCATGCAAGTGCGTTCTTGCCTGCGCGCGCACGGTTCATTACCGTCCCCTCCGCCGTGAGAAATCCGCAAACGCTCGCGGCAGAAATGAGAGGAAACGCATGAAGAAAGCCTTGTTCGGCCTGGTCGCGGGTTTCGTCCTGCTCCAGGCCAGCGCCGCTGAAGCCCAGTGGCTGACCGACCTGGCCAAAGCGCAAGCCAAAGCCAGGGCGGAAAAGAAACTGGTGCTCCTCGATTTCACCGGTTCGGACTGGTGAGGCGCGTGCATCAAGTTGGACAAGGAAGTGTATTCGTCGAAGGAATTCATCAGCTACGCCAAAAACAATCTGGTGCTGGTCAAGGTGGATTTTCCGATGAAGAAGCGGCAGAGCGAAACGTTGAAACAGGCCAATGAAGCCCTCAAACGACAGTTCGAGATCGAAGGCTTCCCCACGATGGTGGTCCTGGACAGCGAAGGCAAGAAACTCGGCCAGGAAGTCGGCTACGACGGGAACGGTCCGAAACCCGTCATCGCGATGATCGAGAAACTCAAGAAGCCGTAACGCTCGCCCCACTCGACAAGTCCAACGGCGCGGCTGGTTCAGCCGCGCTTTTTTCTTTTTCCGGAAGCGACGGGGCGCATTTCCGAAGTGTTTGGAAAATCGTCAAACGCCTGTAGCCGCCGATGTGAGGAGGCGGATTTCCGGGCTAACCAAAGTGTCCGCCTCCTTACTGATCAGACCGTGGGATAATGTTTGCGGATGGCGTCGAGAATCCCTTGCGAGGGCACTTTGTCGCCGAAGAAGCCGACGCGGATTCTGAGATCAGTCGAACGCTCGCCGTTGTTTTTCAGCTTCACGACCACTTTCTTATCGCCGGCGCCGCGGGCTTTGAGACCGCGCGCAGGGAGTCTTTCTGCTGCGTGACAATTGCAAGCTGCAAATCTTTCAGCGTCAGAATCACGGTTTCGTGGCCTTCAACTGCCGTGTCATCCATGGGCTCGACTTTCACCGTCGTGGAAGCCGCGCC
This genomic window from Verrucomicrobiota bacterium contains:
- a CDS encoding SDR family oxidoreductase, producing the protein MNVDGKVCLITGGTRGIGAAAAIALARKGAAVAIAGRTQDEDATQTQRTITGLGRRCELILADFAKPADTQRCVEETRKRLGEIDVLVHSAGGPVNGRLFEITPETWHAAFDIHVHAIFYLCREVIPAMQKKKEGAIILISSTAGIRALPTNIAYQVVKGAVPHFARALAREFADDNIRVNCVAPGVVRTRFHANMSEQQKKLNLEHRIPLHREGKPEQVATLITELVENDYITGESFTIDGGLTMRIA
- a CDS encoding DUF3568 family protein, which encodes MKLKNNGERSTDLRIRVGFFGDKVPSQGILDAIRKHYPTV